From a region of the Mauremys mutica isolate MM-2020 ecotype Southern chromosome 12, ASM2049712v1, whole genome shotgun sequence genome:
- the LOC123345037 gene encoding zinc finger protein 665-like isoform X1, translated as MQENYENVISLAEEIAISWPRITAFAESHRRRGLVSGIEMESEQGQLEPAQVQNSATAGPSEGGMTPDLRRQLGLILQTAGRSQVEKMLRELVREQSQEGKRKARKKATRSPKDGAGDGAPSDNEEETPPQEGSEKAESPEALPGKTEGPDQGKASGSQCRSEGQPPQQKSPALGKQEGKATRRTGLKKGKEPPLSQQQRGAGVCTECGKDYGCGRAAQRVQTPEKPHQCGECGRCFRQRSILAKHQKIHTGEKPYRCDDCGKCFSRGSNLTQHQRIHTGERPFHCGDCGKSFIQKSDLERHQRVHTGERPYQCGQCGKCFSVSSHLDRHRRTHLGEQRRHHACGGSKGCSSGPSARHRACQAEEEEEEEAVAAHQCPECGKCFAQRASLSKHRKTHSGERPYQCGDCGKRFSRSSNLTQHQRIHTGERPFQCGDCGKRFIQRSDLERHQRVHTGERPYTCPDCGKSFSVSSHLDRHQKIHAAEQASYRCPEHLKGFLAAHQHGKLFKCSDCGRCFSQSAALIKHQRVHASERPHQCTDCGKSYVACGAGPKAQAAAGGKPHKCSDCGKSLGGISPPVLHPRLRAQQCMDCGKSLAAGKPPPPPAEKPFKCTDCGKGFGQRSALVKHQRIHTGEKPYACPDCGKGFIQKSDLTIHRRMHTGEKPYRCPECGKCFSVSSNLITHQRTHLGEKPYQCSECGKSFIQRSELTIHQRVHTGEKPYKCPECGKCFSRSSHLNRHQRTHAGDKPSLLSTTKNSTAATSSPLQASSAFSSASFSSPLGTSSAPLPALPSFPSSPSPISIPALSSNPLDLPWALSFPSRGFPHPSFPSPAPSGAPASSLIN; from the exons atgcaggagaactacgagaacgTGATCTCGCTGG CGGAGGAGATTGCGATCAGCTGGCCCCGGATAACTGCTTTTGCCGAGTCCCACAGGAGGAGAGGATTGGTGTCCG GTATAGAGATGGAGTCAGAGCAgggccagctggagccagcccaggTGCAGAACTCAGCCACGGCTGGGCCCAGCGAAGGAGGGATGACCCCTGACTTGCGTCGGCAGCTGGGTCTCATCCTGCAGACCgccggccggagccaggtggagAAGATGCTGCGGGAGCtggtgagggagcagagccaGGAGGGCAAGCGCAAGGCTCGCAAGAAAGCCACAAGGAGTCCCAAGGATGGAG CAGGTGACGGGGCACCAAGTGACAATGAGGAGGAGACTCCCCCACAGGAAGGCTCTGAGAAGGCGGAGTCACCCGAGGCCTTGCCAGGAAAAACCGAGGGCCCTGATCAGGGTAAAGCCAGCGGGAGCCAGTGCCGGTCAGAAGGGCAGCCACCGCAGCAGAAGAGCCCCGCGCTGGGGAAGCAAGAGGGCAAAGCCACTCGCCGCACTGGCCTCAAGAAGGGGAAAGAGCCCCCACTGTCGCAGCAGCAGCGGGGGGCAGGCGTCTGCACCGAATGCGGGAAGGACTACGGCTGCGGGCGGGCAGCACAGCGGGTGCAGACGCCGGAGAAGCCGCACCAGTGCGGGGAGTGTGGGCGCTGCTTCCGCCAGCGCTCCATCCTGGCCAAGCACCAgaagatccacacaggggagaagccctaccgCTGTGACGACTGTGGCAAGTGCTTTAGCCGCGGCTCCAACCTGACACAGCACCAGCGTATCCACACCGGCGAGCGCCCCTTCCACTGCGGTGACTGCGGCAAGAGCTTCATCCAGAAGTCGGACCTGGAGCGGCACCAGCGTGTCCACACCGGCGAGCGCCCCTACCAGTGCGGCCAGTGTGGCAAGTGCTTCAGTGTCAGTTCCCACCTGGACCGGCACCGGCGCACCCACCTGGGGGAACAGCGCCGCCACCATGCCTGCGGAGGAAGCAAGGGCTGCAGCAGCGGCCCGTCAGCCCGGCACCGGGCCTGCCAggctgaggaggaagaggaggaggaggcagtggcTGCCCACCAGTGTCCCGAGTGCGGGAAGTGCTTTGCCCAGCGGGCCTCACTCTCCAAGCACCGCAAGACCCATAGCGGCGAGCGGCCCTACCAGTGTGGTGACTGTGGCAAGCGCTTCAGCCGCAGCTCCAACCTGACCCagcaccagcgcatccacaccGGCGAGCGCCCCTTCCAGTGTGGCGACTGCGGCAAGCGCTTCATCCAGCGCTCCGACCTGGAGCGGCACCAGCGCGTCCACACCGGCGAGCGGCCCTACACCTGCCCCGACTGCGGCAAGAGTTTCAGTGTCAGCTCCCACCTGGACCGGCACCAGAAGATCCATGCTGCTGAGCAGGCCTCCTACCGCTGCCCTGAGCACCTCAAGGGCTTCCTGGCCGCCCACCAGCATGGCAAACTCTTCAAGTGCTCCGACTGTGGACGCTGCTTCAGCCAGAGCGCGGCACTGATCAAACACCAGCGGGTGCATGCCAGCGAGAGGCCCCACCAGTGCACGGACTGTGGGAAGAGCTATGTGGCCTGCGGCGCTGGCCCCAAGgcccaggcagcagctggaggGAAGCCCCACAAATGCTCCGACTGCGGGAAGAGCCTGGGTGGCATCTCACCccctgtgctgcaccccagaCTGCGCGCCCAGCAGTGCATGGACTGCGGGAAGAGCCTGGCAGCGGGGAAGCCCCCGCCACCACCGGCGGAGAAGCCATTCAAGTGCACAGACTGCGGGAAGGGCTTCGGGCAGCGCTCGGCCCTGGTGAAACACCAGCggatccacacgggtgagaagcCCTACGCCTGCCCTGACTGTGGAAAGGGCTTCATCCAGAAGTCGGACCTGACCATCCACCGTCGCATGCACACCGGGGAGAAGCCCTACCGCTGCCCTGAGTGCGGGAAGTGCTTCAGCGTCAGCTCCAACCTCATCACCCACCAGCGCACCCACctgggcgagaagccctaccagTGCTCTGAGTGCGGCAAGAGCTTCATCCAGCGCTCGGAGCTCACCATCCACCAGCGCGTGCACACTGGCGAGAAACCCTACAAGTGCCCCGAGTGCGGGAAGTGCTTCAGCCGTAGCTCCCACCTCAACCGGCACCAGCGCACCCACGCCGGCGACAAGCCCTCACTGCTCTCCACCACCAAGAactccaccgctgccaccagcagccccctgcaggcctcctctgccttctcctctgcctccttctcctccccgctgggcacctcctctgcccccctccccgctctaccctctttcccttcctccccctcccccatctccatcccCGCCCTCTCCAGCAACCCGCTGGAtctgccctgggccctgtccTTCCCATCCCGTGGCTTCCcccacccttccttcccctcGCCTGCTCCGTCCGGGGCCCCAGCCTCATCACTGATAAACTAA
- the LOC123345037 gene encoding zinc finger protein 665-like isoform X2, whose protein sequence is MQENYENVISLAEEIAISWPRITAFAESHRRRGLVSGIEMESEQGQLEPAQVQNSATAGPSEGGMTPDLRRQLGLILQTAGRSQVEKMLRELVREQSQEGKRKARKKATRSPKDGGDGAPSDNEEETPPQEGSEKAESPEALPGKTEGPDQGKASGSQCRSEGQPPQQKSPALGKQEGKATRRTGLKKGKEPPLSQQQRGAGVCTECGKDYGCGRAAQRVQTPEKPHQCGECGRCFRQRSILAKHQKIHTGEKPYRCDDCGKCFSRGSNLTQHQRIHTGERPFHCGDCGKSFIQKSDLERHQRVHTGERPYQCGQCGKCFSVSSHLDRHRRTHLGEQRRHHACGGSKGCSSGPSARHRACQAEEEEEEEAVAAHQCPECGKCFAQRASLSKHRKTHSGERPYQCGDCGKRFSRSSNLTQHQRIHTGERPFQCGDCGKRFIQRSDLERHQRVHTGERPYTCPDCGKSFSVSSHLDRHQKIHAAEQASYRCPEHLKGFLAAHQHGKLFKCSDCGRCFSQSAALIKHQRVHASERPHQCTDCGKSYVACGAGPKAQAAAGGKPHKCSDCGKSLGGISPPVLHPRLRAQQCMDCGKSLAAGKPPPPPAEKPFKCTDCGKGFGQRSALVKHQRIHTGEKPYACPDCGKGFIQKSDLTIHRRMHTGEKPYRCPECGKCFSVSSNLITHQRTHLGEKPYQCSECGKSFIQRSELTIHQRVHTGEKPYKCPECGKCFSRSSHLNRHQRTHAGDKPSLLSTTKNSTAATSSPLQASSAFSSASFSSPLGTSSAPLPALPSFPSSPSPISIPALSSNPLDLPWALSFPSRGFPHPSFPSPAPSGAPASSLIN, encoded by the exons atgcaggagaactacgagaacgTGATCTCGCTGG CGGAGGAGATTGCGATCAGCTGGCCCCGGATAACTGCTTTTGCCGAGTCCCACAGGAGGAGAGGATTGGTGTCCG GTATAGAGATGGAGTCAGAGCAgggccagctggagccagcccaggTGCAGAACTCAGCCACGGCTGGGCCCAGCGAAGGAGGGATGACCCCTGACTTGCGTCGGCAGCTGGGTCTCATCCTGCAGACCgccggccggagccaggtggagAAGATGCTGCGGGAGCtggtgagggagcagagccaGGAGGGCAAGCGCAAGGCTCGCAAGAAAGCCACAAGGAGTCCCAAGGATGGAG GTGACGGGGCACCAAGTGACAATGAGGAGGAGACTCCCCCACAGGAAGGCTCTGAGAAGGCGGAGTCACCCGAGGCCTTGCCAGGAAAAACCGAGGGCCCTGATCAGGGTAAAGCCAGCGGGAGCCAGTGCCGGTCAGAAGGGCAGCCACCGCAGCAGAAGAGCCCCGCGCTGGGGAAGCAAGAGGGCAAAGCCACTCGCCGCACTGGCCTCAAGAAGGGGAAAGAGCCCCCACTGTCGCAGCAGCAGCGGGGGGCAGGCGTCTGCACCGAATGCGGGAAGGACTACGGCTGCGGGCGGGCAGCACAGCGGGTGCAGACGCCGGAGAAGCCGCACCAGTGCGGGGAGTGTGGGCGCTGCTTCCGCCAGCGCTCCATCCTGGCCAAGCACCAgaagatccacacaggggagaagccctaccgCTGTGACGACTGTGGCAAGTGCTTTAGCCGCGGCTCCAACCTGACACAGCACCAGCGTATCCACACCGGCGAGCGCCCCTTCCACTGCGGTGACTGCGGCAAGAGCTTCATCCAGAAGTCGGACCTGGAGCGGCACCAGCGTGTCCACACCGGCGAGCGCCCCTACCAGTGCGGCCAGTGTGGCAAGTGCTTCAGTGTCAGTTCCCACCTGGACCGGCACCGGCGCACCCACCTGGGGGAACAGCGCCGCCACCATGCCTGCGGAGGAAGCAAGGGCTGCAGCAGCGGCCCGTCAGCCCGGCACCGGGCCTGCCAggctgaggaggaagaggaggaggaggcagtggcTGCCCACCAGTGTCCCGAGTGCGGGAAGTGCTTTGCCCAGCGGGCCTCACTCTCCAAGCACCGCAAGACCCATAGCGGCGAGCGGCCCTACCAGTGTGGTGACTGTGGCAAGCGCTTCAGCCGCAGCTCCAACCTGACCCagcaccagcgcatccacaccGGCGAGCGCCCCTTCCAGTGTGGCGACTGCGGCAAGCGCTTCATCCAGCGCTCCGACCTGGAGCGGCACCAGCGCGTCCACACCGGCGAGCGGCCCTACACCTGCCCCGACTGCGGCAAGAGTTTCAGTGTCAGCTCCCACCTGGACCGGCACCAGAAGATCCATGCTGCTGAGCAGGCCTCCTACCGCTGCCCTGAGCACCTCAAGGGCTTCCTGGCCGCCCACCAGCATGGCAAACTCTTCAAGTGCTCCGACTGTGGACGCTGCTTCAGCCAGAGCGCGGCACTGATCAAACACCAGCGGGTGCATGCCAGCGAGAGGCCCCACCAGTGCACGGACTGTGGGAAGAGCTATGTGGCCTGCGGCGCTGGCCCCAAGgcccaggcagcagctggaggGAAGCCCCACAAATGCTCCGACTGCGGGAAGAGCCTGGGTGGCATCTCACCccctgtgctgcaccccagaCTGCGCGCCCAGCAGTGCATGGACTGCGGGAAGAGCCTGGCAGCGGGGAAGCCCCCGCCACCACCGGCGGAGAAGCCATTCAAGTGCACAGACTGCGGGAAGGGCTTCGGGCAGCGCTCGGCCCTGGTGAAACACCAGCggatccacacgggtgagaagcCCTACGCCTGCCCTGACTGTGGAAAGGGCTTCATCCAGAAGTCGGACCTGACCATCCACCGTCGCATGCACACCGGGGAGAAGCCCTACCGCTGCCCTGAGTGCGGGAAGTGCTTCAGCGTCAGCTCCAACCTCATCACCCACCAGCGCACCCACctgggcgagaagccctaccagTGCTCTGAGTGCGGCAAGAGCTTCATCCAGCGCTCGGAGCTCACCATCCACCAGCGCGTGCACACTGGCGAGAAACCCTACAAGTGCCCCGAGTGCGGGAAGTGCTTCAGCCGTAGCTCCCACCTCAACCGGCACCAGCGCACCCACGCCGGCGACAAGCCCTCACTGCTCTCCACCACCAAGAactccaccgctgccaccagcagccccctgcaggcctcctctgccttctcctctgcctccttctcctccccgctgggcacctcctctgcccccctccccgctctaccctctttcccttcctccccctcccccatctccatcccCGCCCTCTCCAGCAACCCGCTGGAtctgccctgggccctgtccTTCCCATCCCGTGGCTTCCcccacccttccttcccctcGCCTGCTCCGTCCGGGGCCCCAGCCTCATCACTGATAAACTAA